In Catharus ustulatus isolate bCatUst1 chromosome 28, bCatUst1.pri.v2, whole genome shotgun sequence, one DNA window encodes the following:
- the SCN4B gene encoding sodium channel subunit beta-4 isoform X2 has product MAPGSPAARHRAAPRLLAALLGLHVLAIAFALEVSVGKTNTVTALNNSNVLLPCVFSTCIGFQDLVFTWYFNSTELIYHGKIKNKASEPTRIWHNPRVEFVGSTTKKDNNISIVLNNVEFSDAGKYTCHVKNPKERNAQHNATIFLTVVHKMVETDNTLTIIILSVVGGLIGLLILFMLIKRVVLFIIKKTQDGKKECLVSSSGNDNTENGLAGSKAEQKAPPKA; this is encoded by the exons ATGGCCCCGGGCTCGCCCGCCGCTCGCCaccgcgccgcgccgcgcctGCTGGCCGCGCTCCTGG GTTTGCACGTCCTCGCCATCGCCTTCGCCTTGGAGGTGTCGGTGGGGAAGACCAACACGGTGACAGCTCTGAACAACTCCAACGTCCTGCTGCCCTGCGTCTTCTCCACCTGCATAGGCTTCCAGGACCTGGTCTTCACATGGTATTTCAACTCGACAGAGCTG ATTTACCACGGCAAGATCAAGAACAAAGCCTCGGAGCCCACCCGCATCTGGCACAACCCGCGGGTGGAGTTTGTGGGCTCCACCACCAAGAAGGACAACAACATCTCCATCGTGCTGAACAACGTGGAGTTCAGCGATGCCGGCAAGTACACCTGCCACGTCAAGAACCCCAAGGAGAGGAACGCCCAGCACAACGCCACCATCTTCCTCACCGTGGTGCATAAGA TGGTGGAGACAGACAACACCCTGACAATCATCATCCTGAGCGTGGTGGGGGGGCTCATCggcctcctcatcctcttcatGCTCATCAAGAGGGTGGTCCTGTTCATCATCAAGAAGACCCAGGATGGGAA GAAGGAGTGTCTGGTGAGCTCGTCAGGGAACGACAACACCGAGAACGGCCTGGCCGGCTCCAAGGCGGAACAAAAAGCACCACCAAAGGCATGA
- the SCN4B gene encoding sodium channel subunit beta-4 isoform X3 — translation MAAGRPCTASAPARPPTGLHVLAIAFALEVSVGKTNTVTALNNSNVLLPCVFSTCIGFQDLVFTWYFNSTELIYHGKIKNKASEPTRIWHNPRVEFVGSTTKKDNNISIVLNNVEFSDAGKYTCHVKNPKERNAQHNATIFLTVVHKMVETDNTLTIIILSVVGGLIGLLILFMLIKRVVLFIIKKTQDGKKECLVSSSGNDNTENGLAGSKAEQKAPPKA, via the exons ATGGCCGCGGGGAGGCCATGCACTGCTTCAGCGCCAGCACGCCCGCCGACAG GTTTGCACGTCCTCGCCATCGCCTTCGCCTTGGAGGTGTCGGTGGGGAAGACCAACACGGTGACAGCTCTGAACAACTCCAACGTCCTGCTGCCCTGCGTCTTCTCCACCTGCATAGGCTTCCAGGACCTGGTCTTCACATGGTATTTCAACTCGACAGAGCTG ATTTACCACGGCAAGATCAAGAACAAAGCCTCGGAGCCCACCCGCATCTGGCACAACCCGCGGGTGGAGTTTGTGGGCTCCACCACCAAGAAGGACAACAACATCTCCATCGTGCTGAACAACGTGGAGTTCAGCGATGCCGGCAAGTACACCTGCCACGTCAAGAACCCCAAGGAGAGGAACGCCCAGCACAACGCCACCATCTTCCTCACCGTGGTGCATAAGA TGGTGGAGACAGACAACACCCTGACAATCATCATCCTGAGCGTGGTGGGGGGGCTCATCggcctcctcatcctcttcatGCTCATCAAGAGGGTGGTCCTGTTCATCATCAAGAAGACCCAGGATGGGAA GAAGGAGTGTCTGGTGAGCTCGTCAGGGAACGACAACACCGAGAACGGCCTGGCCGGCTCCAAGGCGGAACAAAAAGCACCACCAAAGGCATGA
- the TMPRSS4 gene encoding transmembrane protease serine 4 gives MDMDSASERLNGRGPCTRPKSSRTPESFKRLGILVLAVVLTLACLVAIGFLVKIYLGYHYLFCKQPLKLVPLKRVCDGHLDCLQGEDEANCPQWVPEGPPAGARVSKDRSILQVLNSHTGAWSCVCHDLFTPALARAACEQMGYSSTPAFQGVEASQGQPLPPREVALSNGSLQVLEPGRKCLSGLVVSLFCSNCGQSVRTPRVLGGSPAAIEAWPWQVSLQYRKEHICGGSIIGPGWVLTAAHCFKNNPIIQSWRVKAGSDLLSGAATLAVEKVFLAEVTPASPKDNDIALVKLHSPVHDSDSTKPICLPYFDEELVPGTPLWVIGWGYTEEHGKLSERLQQAEVELIDKQSCNLAAYHGDVTERMLCAGLPQGGVDTCQGDSGGPLLYSGGRWQVVGIVSWGQGCGTPSTPGVYTSVRAYLDWISTVRRPCFPLRHSTCTASSELSIPARKHLLDAAGGCQSSQLSTQRATPPSGYPAPSPGTHRPCPALPCPACAQSGAGGSLRPSSLPARVREKLPVPPAAAALSEKQCRLQARV, from the exons ATGGACATG GACTCGGCCTCGGAGCGGCTCAATGGCAGAG GTCCCTGCACAAGACCCAAATCCTCCAGGACACCAGAGTCCTTCAAGAGGCTGGGGATCCTCGTCCTGGCCGTGGTGCTCACCCTCGCCTGCCTGGTCGCCATCGGCTTCCTGG tgaAGATTTACCTGGGCTACCACTACCTGTTCTGCAAGCAGCCCCTGAAGCTGGTGCCGCTCAAGCGGGTGTGTGACGGGCACCTGGACTGCCTGCAGGGCGAGGACGAGGCCAACTGTCCCCAGTGGGTCCCCGAGGGGCCACCAGCCGGGG CCCGTGTTTCCAAAGACAGATCCATCCTGCAGGTGCTCAACAGCCACACTGGAGCCTGGTCCTGTGTGTGCCACGACCTCTTCACCCCGGCACTggccagagctgcctgtgagcaGATGGGCTACAGCAG CACCCCAGCATTCCAGGGGGTGGAGGCGAGCCAGGGGCAGCCGCTGCCTCCCCGCGAGGTCGCGCTGAGCAACGGGAgcctccaggtgctggagccaggcag GAAATGCCTCTCGGGGCTGGTTGTGTCGCTCTTTTGTTCCA ACTGCGGGCAGAGCGTGAGGACGCCGCGGGTGCTGGGGGGCAGCCCGGCTGCCATCGAGGCGTGGCCCTGGCAGGTCAGCCTGCAGTACAGGAAGGAGCACATCTGCGGGGGCAGCATCATCGGGCCCGGCTGGGTGCTGACGGCCGCGCACTGCTTCAA GAACAACCCCATCATCCAGAGCTGGCGTGTCAAAGCCGGCTCCGACCTCCTGTCGGGCGCTGCCACCTTGGCCGTGGAGAAGGTGTTCCTGGCAGAGGTGACACCTGCGTCCCCCAAGGACAATGACATCGCCCTGGTGAAGCTGCACTCCCCCGTGCACGACTCAG ACAGCACCAAGCCCATCTGCCTGCCCTACTTTGATGAGGAGCTGGTGCCGGGCACACCCCTGTGGGTGATCGGCTGGGGCTACACGGAGGAGCACG GGAAGCTGTCAGAGCGCCTGCAGCAGGCCGAGGTGGAGCTCATCGACAAGCAGAGCTGCAACCTGGCCGCCTACCACGGCGATGTCACCGAGAGGATGCTGTGTGCTGGCCTGCCCCAGGGCGGCGTGGACACCTGCCAG GGGGACAGCGGCGGGCCCCTGCTCTACTCGGGAGGACGCTGGCAGGTCGTGGGCATCGTcagctggggccagggctgcgGCACCCCCAGCACGCCCGGCGTCTACACCAGTGTCCGTGCCTACCTGGACTGGATCTCCACCGTGCGCAGG CCCTGCTTCCCCCTGCGCCACTCCACCTGCACggccagctctgagctgagcatccctgcccggAAACACCTCCTGGATGCAGCAGGAGGCTGCCAGTCATCTCAGCTCAGCACCCAGCGTGCCACCCCACCCTCCGGGTACCCAGCACCCAGCCCCGGCACCCaccggccctgccctgccctgccctgccctgcctgtgctcagaGCGGAGCCGGCGGCTCCCTGCgccccagcagcctcccagcCCGAGTCCGCGAGAAGCTCCCAGTCCCcccggcagccgcagccctGTCCGAGAAGCAGTGCAGGTTGCAGGCACGTGTGTAA